From a region of the Burkholderia sp. PAMC 26561 genome:
- a CDS encoding Gfo/Idh/MocA family protein: MNDKKIGVGVIGLGHWSEYGHLPSLKRLPDYELTAVYSRSADKASSLVERHGFKYAASSVQELVSNPEVDLVLVLTPAFQHEEGIRAAIAAGKDVYCEWPLTPDTALSKELLALADKAGVRTIVGLQRRLNPGYRYVGDLLDHGDIGDIRSVRLHVSVEYFQRERPASLYYTIPEKNFSSLLSIYGGHFLDAFFTTMTGFPQSLSALTVNQFKEVTLLETGETLPHTNADQVVLAGTFANGAVLSVHLEAGKRNNYGVQLDITGSKGDLKITNTSSFGDTFNRIEIARGDSQPMTVLTVPSEYEWLEEGELGGSVVELASLYAAHARDVKTGSTLAPSFADAIRMHELMEQIKESDRSGKRVELSFSHSIKDAS, translated from the coding sequence GTGAACGATAAAAAGATTGGCGTCGGTGTCATCGGCCTTGGCCATTGGTCGGAATACGGGCATTTGCCGTCGCTCAAGCGGTTGCCCGATTACGAACTGACGGCCGTGTACAGCCGCAGCGCCGACAAGGCATCGAGCCTCGTGGAACGGCACGGCTTCAAATACGCGGCATCGTCGGTGCAGGAGCTGGTATCGAATCCGGAAGTCGATCTGGTGCTCGTGCTGACGCCGGCGTTCCAGCACGAAGAAGGTATTCGCGCCGCGATCGCGGCAGGCAAGGACGTGTACTGCGAGTGGCCGTTGACGCCCGACACGGCTTTGTCGAAGGAGCTGCTTGCACTGGCCGACAAAGCGGGCGTGCGCACGATCGTCGGCCTGCAGCGGCGGTTGAATCCGGGATATCGCTACGTGGGCGATTTGCTGGACCACGGCGATATAGGCGATATCCGTTCCGTGCGCCTGCATGTCAGCGTGGAATATTTCCAGCGTGAACGCCCTGCTTCGCTTTACTACACCATCCCCGAGAAAAACTTTTCGAGCCTCCTCTCAATCTATGGCGGTCATTTCCTGGACGCCTTCTTCACGACGATGACCGGTTTCCCGCAAAGCCTGTCCGCGCTCACAGTCAATCAGTTCAAGGAAGTCACGCTGTTGGAAACGGGCGAAACATTGCCGCATACAAATGCAGACCAGGTCGTTCTCGCGGGAACGTTCGCAAACGGCGCCGTGCTGAGCGTTCATCTCGAGGCAGGCAAACGCAACAACTACGGCGTTCAGCTCGACATTACGGGCAGCAAGGGCGACCTGAAGATCACGAACACGTCGAGCTTCGGCGACACGTTCAACCGTATCGAAATCGCACGAGGCGACAGCCAGCCAATGACCGTGCTTACGGTTCCGTCCGAATACGAATGGCTGGAAGAGGGCGAACTGGGCGGCAGTGTCGTGGAGCTGGCGAGCCTCTATGCGGCCCACGCTCGCGATGTCAAGACCGGTTCGACGCTCGCACCTTCATTCGCGGACGCAATCCGGATGCATGAGTTGATGGAACAGATCAAGGAATCGGATCGTTCAGGCAAAAGGGTCGAGTTGTCGTTCAGTCATTCCATAAAGGACGCATCATGA
- a CDS encoding LysR substrate-binding domain-containing protein, which yields MDSLGGISMFVQVADTRSFTETGRQLGLSSSAVGKSIARMEERLGVRLFHRSTRSITLTAEGTLFLERCRRILGEVEAAEAELSDAAGSPRGRLRISTPQLSGLIMPALDGFMAQYPDIEIDVDLSDRMVDVVEEGFDTVIRTGAQHDSRLVSRRLGSCGQVLVASPGYLRERGTPSHPSELVHHACLLHKFPATGRLERWPFQLAASEADPELPQTFVSNTIEVLGFLALQDKGLAFLPTFLVRDALASGALQVVLDDYINQTVTFWILWPASRYASPKLRVFIDYISQNLKI from the coding sequence ATGGACAGCCTTGGCGGCATTTCGATGTTCGTACAGGTCGCAGACACCCGCAGCTTCACGGAAACGGGGCGGCAGCTCGGTTTATCGTCGTCGGCGGTTGGCAAGAGCATCGCGCGAATGGAAGAACGCCTGGGCGTGCGGCTTTTTCATCGCAGCACGCGCAGCATCACGCTAACCGCCGAAGGCACGCTGTTCCTCGAGCGATGCCGGCGTATTCTCGGCGAGGTGGAAGCCGCTGAAGCCGAACTGTCCGACGCCGCCGGCAGCCCGCGCGGCCGCCTGCGGATCAGCACGCCGCAGTTGTCCGGGCTCATCATGCCGGCGCTCGATGGCTTCATGGCGCAGTACCCGGACATCGAAATCGATGTGGACTTGTCCGATCGAATGGTCGATGTGGTTGAAGAAGGCTTCGACACCGTGATTCGCACGGGCGCACAACATGACTCGCGGCTGGTATCGCGCCGTCTCGGTTCCTGCGGGCAGGTACTGGTCGCCTCGCCCGGTTATCTCCGGGAACGGGGCACGCCTTCACATCCGTCGGAACTCGTTCATCACGCTTGCCTGCTGCACAAATTCCCGGCTACAGGCAGGCTCGAACGCTGGCCGTTCCAGCTTGCGGCATCGGAGGCGGATCCAGAGCTGCCGCAAACTTTCGTCAGCAACACGATCGAAGTCCTGGGGTTTCTTGCGCTGCAGGACAAAGGTCTGGCGTTCCTGCCAACCTTCCTCGTTCGCGATGCGCTTGCCAGCGGCGCACTGCAAGTCGTGCTCGACGATTACATCAACCAGACCGTAACCTTCTGGATTCTCTGGCCGGCGAGCCGCTATGCGTCGCCCAAGCTGCGCGTGTTCATCGACTACATCAGTCAGAACCTGAAGATCTAG
- a CDS encoding substrate-binding domain-containing protein produces MSAALHFRRMTAVLLGASLLAFAGAALAAGKKIAMVQINQEALFFTQMDQGAQAAAKAAGVELAIFNSNNDPSAQNSAIETYIQQKVDAILVVAIDVNGIKPAITEAKKAGIPVVTIDAIVDGDNAVQVGVDNKKVGEDIGKYTANYIKTNLGGKASIGVVGALNSFIQNVRLDGFKAGIATVPGAKIVSTVDGQNVQDQAQTAAENLISANPNLQIVYATGEPALIGLVAATSAQDATGRVKIVGWDLSAQAIKGIDAGFVAAVVQQDPESEGRVAVNSALKLIAKQPVEKNISVPVTIVTKANVGKYRAVFK; encoded by the coding sequence ATGAGCGCTGCATTGCATTTCCGCCGCATGACCGCCGTGTTGCTTGGCGCGTCCCTGCTCGCTTTCGCGGGCGCGGCACTGGCCGCGGGCAAGAAGATCGCCATGGTGCAGATCAATCAGGAGGCGCTCTTTTTTACGCAGATGGACCAGGGCGCGCAAGCCGCCGCGAAAGCCGCGGGCGTCGAGCTCGCCATCTTCAATTCGAACAACGACCCGAGCGCGCAGAACAGCGCCATCGAAACGTATATCCAGCAAAAGGTCGATGCGATCCTGGTCGTCGCCATCGACGTGAACGGGATCAAGCCCGCGATCACCGAAGCCAAGAAAGCGGGCATTCCGGTGGTAACCATCGACGCAATCGTCGATGGCGATAACGCGGTGCAAGTGGGTGTCGACAACAAGAAGGTCGGCGAGGACATCGGTAAGTACACGGCGAATTACATCAAGACGAATCTTGGCGGGAAGGCGAGCATCGGCGTGGTGGGCGCCCTGAATTCCTTCATTCAGAACGTGCGGCTGGATGGCTTCAAGGCGGGTATCGCGACGGTACCGGGCGCAAAGATCGTCTCCACCGTCGATGGGCAGAACGTGCAGGACCAAGCCCAGACCGCAGCAGAAAACCTCATCTCCGCCAACCCGAATCTGCAGATCGTCTATGCAACCGGTGAACCCGCCTTGATCGGACTCGTCGCGGCAACTTCGGCGCAAGATGCAACGGGCCGCGTGAAGATTGTCGGATGGGATCTGAGCGCGCAGGCCATCAAGGGCATCGATGCAGGCTTCGTGGCGGCGGTCGTGCAGCAGGACCCGGAAAGCGAAGGCCGCGTAGCCGTGAACTCTGCGCTCAAGCTCATCGCCAAGCAGCCGGTCGAGAAGAACATCTCGGTGCCGGTGACGATCGTGACGAAGGCAAACGTCGGCAAGTACCGGGCCGTTTTCAAGTAA
- a CDS encoding SDR family oxidoreductase, which translates to MKLTGNTIFITGGGSGIGRGLAEALHKLGNQVIIAGRRRNHLDAVIAANPGMKAVELDISDPASIEHVAAKLIVDHPELNVLINNAGIMQADAVAGKIDDAQMVSIVTTNLIGPIRMTSALIEHLKTRNDAIVAYTSSVLAFVPLALTAVYSSTKAALHSYALSQRFMLKDTSVRVLEIAPPWVRTELMNSQEAEMAMPLDQFIDETIKALGSGADEILVAAARPMRANPGPGEHDFVNGFNSQMMATMGG; encoded by the coding sequence ATGAAACTCACAGGCAATACGATCTTCATCACCGGCGGCGGTTCGGGCATCGGCCGGGGCCTCGCTGAAGCGCTGCACAAACTCGGCAACCAGGTAATCATTGCAGGCCGGCGACGCAACCATCTCGACGCCGTGATCGCAGCCAATCCGGGCATGAAGGCCGTTGAGCTCGACATCTCCGATCCAGCGAGCATCGAACACGTGGCAGCAAAGCTGATCGTCGATCACCCCGAGCTCAATGTGCTGATCAACAACGCGGGCATCATGCAGGCCGATGCAGTCGCCGGCAAGATCGACGACGCCCAGATGGTGTCCATCGTCACGACCAATCTGATCGGTCCGATCCGGATGACCTCCGCGCTGATCGAACACCTGAAGACCCGCAACGACGCAATTGTCGCGTACACCAGCTCGGTGCTCGCGTTCGTGCCGTTGGCGCTTACGGCGGTCTACTCGTCGACCAAGGCGGCGCTGCACTCGTACGCACTGTCACAACGTTTCATGCTGAAGGACACGTCGGTCCGCGTTCTCGAAATCGCGCCGCCGTGGGTGCGCACCGAACTCATGAACAGCCAGGAAGCCGAGATGGCGATGCCGCTCGATCAGTTTATCGATGAGACGATCAAGGCGCTCGGTAGCGGGGCGGACGAGATTCTGGTGGCAGCAGCCAGGCCGATGCGCGCGAACCCCGGACCGGGCGAGCACGATTTCGTCAACGGCTTCAATTCCCAGATGATGGCAACAATGGGCGGATAA
- a CDS encoding ATP-binding cassette domain-containing protein — protein MQNDAAIPRVRMENIIKSYGAVQSLRGVNLHVMPGEVLGLVGDNGAGKSTVSKVLSGAVVPDSGSIEIDGKPVHFTDPGDARAHHIEMVYQDLSLCNTVDVAGNLFLGREPMRRVCGVSVLDHRKMHREARDMLNNLGIRIPSTKLDVENLSGGQRQAIAISRAVSFDPKVLIMDEPTAALAVAEVEAVLDLVRTISERGVSVILISHRLQDLFLVCDRISVMYEGQNVADRKIGETNLEEIVDLIVGHKFSARSARALAEN, from the coding sequence ATGCAAAACGATGCCGCCATTCCACGCGTACGCATGGAAAACATCATCAAGAGCTACGGCGCCGTGCAGTCGTTGCGCGGCGTGAACCTCCACGTCATGCCGGGCGAAGTGCTCGGCCTCGTGGGCGACAACGGCGCGGGCAAGTCGACGGTGTCGAAGGTGTTGTCGGGCGCGGTGGTTCCGGACAGCGGCAGCATCGAGATCGACGGCAAGCCGGTTCATTTCACCGATCCCGGCGACGCCCGCGCGCATCACATCGAAATGGTTTACCAGGACCTGTCGCTGTGCAATACCGTCGATGTCGCCGGCAATCTCTTTCTCGGCCGCGAACCCATGCGACGCGTCTGCGGCGTCTCCGTGCTCGATCATCGCAAGATGCATCGCGAAGCGCGCGACATGCTGAACAACCTCGGCATCCGCATTCCCAGCACGAAGCTCGACGTCGAGAACCTGTCCGGCGGCCAGCGCCAGGCCATCGCGATTTCGCGGGCGGTATCGTTCGATCCGAAAGTGCTGATCATGGACGAACCCACCGCCGCGCTCGCGGTCGCCGAAGTGGAAGCGGTGCTCGACCTCGTGCGCACGATCAGCGAGCGCGGCGTGAGCGTGATCCTGATCAGCCATCGCTTGCAGGATCTGTTTCTGGTGTGCGACCGCATCAGCGTGATGTACGAAGGGCAGAACGTGGCGGACCGGAAGATCGGCGAAACGAATCTGGAAGAGATCGTCGATCTGATCGTCGGCCACAAGTTCAGTGCGCGCTCGGCTCGTGCGCTTGCGGAGAATTGA
- a CDS encoding MFS transporter → MNSSSSSSPSLAPLYWLALGTFAVGTESFMIAGLLPDMAADLHTSIVATGQLVTVFALAYAFSSPVLTALTGAFHRRTLMIAALSAFAVANVLAWGAQNYWELMAARIVLATAAGLYVPGANALAGAIAGPDRRGTALAIVNGGITIAVAFGVPLGAVIGDRLGWRMTFAGVAALSAAASAGLLFGLPRSIGAGLPTATLRERIDTARQPVVLMTLLVTTLWATGAYTIYTYLALFIARTTQLHGAQIGYVLFTWGVAAAVGVFIGGKAVDRLGSRRVIIPCLTVSIFAFALMSASAHWLPASLALVPVLVGVVAWGIAHWCFYPAQQAGLIGIAGLRGTPIALSLNASFMYLGFSLGAALGSLTLSVASVSDLGWVAALCEVGALVLTVSIGRPVVKVRCASTACPA, encoded by the coding sequence GTGAACTCTTCATCCTCGTCTTCCCCGTCCCTTGCGCCGCTCTACTGGCTCGCGCTGGGTACGTTTGCAGTCGGCACCGAGAGCTTCATGATCGCCGGGCTGTTGCCCGACATGGCTGCCGACCTGCACACGAGCATCGTTGCGACGGGGCAGCTTGTCACGGTGTTTGCGCTTGCCTACGCGTTCAGTTCGCCCGTGCTGACGGCGCTGACCGGCGCGTTTCATCGGCGCACGCTGATGATTGCGGCGCTCTCGGCATTCGCTGTGGCGAACGTCCTCGCCTGGGGCGCGCAGAATTACTGGGAGCTGATGGCGGCGCGCATCGTGCTCGCAACCGCCGCGGGCCTGTACGTGCCCGGCGCCAACGCGCTGGCGGGCGCGATCGCCGGACCGGATCGGCGCGGCACGGCGCTCGCAATCGTGAATGGCGGAATCACGATTGCCGTGGCGTTCGGCGTGCCGTTGGGCGCGGTGATTGGTGACCGGCTCGGCTGGCGCATGACGTTCGCGGGCGTCGCGGCGCTTTCCGCTGCCGCGAGCGCCGGGCTGTTGTTCGGACTGCCGCGTTCAATCGGCGCAGGATTGCCGACGGCTACCTTGCGTGAACGTATCGATACCGCGCGCCAACCCGTGGTCCTGATGACCTTGCTCGTCACCACGCTGTGGGCCACGGGCGCCTATACGATCTATACGTATCTCGCGCTCTTTATTGCCAGGACGACGCAGCTGCATGGCGCGCAGATCGGGTACGTGCTCTTCACATGGGGCGTCGCGGCGGCGGTAGGGGTGTTTATCGGCGGGAAGGCGGTGGATCGGCTCGGCTCGCGGCGCGTGATCATTCCTTGTCTGACGGTATCGATTTTCGCTTTCGCGCTGATGTCGGCGAGTGCGCACTGGTTGCCCGCTTCGCTTGCGCTGGTTCCCGTGCTCGTGGGTGTGGTGGCGTGGGGAATCGCGCACTGGTGCTTCTATCCGGCGCAGCAGGCGGGACTGATTGGCATCGCCGGATTGCGCGGCACGCCGATCGCTTTGTCGCTGAATGCTTCGTTCATGTACCTTGGTTTCTCGCTTGGCGCTGCGCTCGGTTCACTCACCTTGAGTGTCGCGTCCGTGAGCGACCTCGGCTGGGTCGCCGCGTTATGCGAGGTAGGGGCGCTGGTGCTGACCGTGAGTATCGGCCGGCCTGTGGTCAAAGTCCGGTGCGCATCGACCGCCTGCCCCGCATGA
- a CDS encoding alkene reductase, producing MSKLHSAVKVGPLEFSHRVVLAPLTRMRAEEGARPGPLMAEYYTQRASKGGFLISEATIAAPNGNGYLGAPGLYDDSQIAGWKHITDAVHAKGAHMFLQLYHAGRQSNSQLQPDGAQPVAPSEVLHGGVAYTEAGWIPNTPSRALTVPEIAGLVESFRTAALRGKEAGFDGVELHAANGYLFDQFLQDGSNKRTDIYGGSFENRARFLMEVTRAVISVWGSDRVAVRLGPSGTWGDMSDSNPEGLFTYVAEELAKLNLAYIHLIEPRVLGNVDDDSKDPNPVAAQLIRKHYKGVIIAAGGFKAGTAEAVIQAGDADLVAFGRDFIANPDLPERLRLELPLNPYDRPTFFGGTEVGYTDYPFHSGEAVAA from the coding sequence ATGTCTAAACTTCATTCCGCCGTCAAAGTGGGTCCCCTGGAATTTTCGCATCGTGTCGTGCTTGCGCCGCTTACCCGCATGCGTGCCGAGGAAGGCGCAAGACCCGGTCCGTTGATGGCCGAGTACTACACCCAGCGCGCCTCGAAGGGCGGTTTCCTGATCAGCGAAGCTACCATTGCCGCGCCCAACGGCAACGGTTATCTGGGCGCGCCCGGTTTGTACGACGACAGCCAGATCGCCGGCTGGAAGCACATCACCGATGCCGTGCATGCCAAAGGCGCCCACATGTTCCTGCAGCTCTATCACGCGGGACGGCAGTCGAACAGCCAGTTGCAGCCGGATGGCGCCCAGCCGGTCGCACCTTCCGAGGTGCTGCACGGCGGCGTGGCTTATACCGAAGCTGGCTGGATTCCGAATACCCCGAGCCGTGCGCTGACGGTGCCCGAAATCGCCGGGCTGGTCGAGAGCTTCCGTACCGCCGCTTTGCGCGGCAAAGAGGCGGGTTTCGATGGCGTCGAGTTGCACGCGGCGAACGGCTATCTGTTCGATCAGTTCTTGCAGGACGGCAGTAACAAGCGCACGGACATCTATGGCGGTTCGTTCGAAAACCGCGCCCGCTTCCTGATGGAAGTCACGCGTGCGGTCATCTCGGTCTGGGGCAGCGACCGCGTGGCCGTGCGCCTTGGACCGAGCGGCACATGGGGCGATATGTCCGACAGCAACCCGGAAGGCCTCTTTACTTACGTTGCAGAGGAACTGGCCAAGCTGAACCTCGCTTATATCCATCTGATCGAGCCGCGTGTGCTTGGCAATGTCGATGACGACAGCAAGGACCCGAACCCCGTCGCTGCACAGCTTATCCGCAAGCACTACAAGGGCGTGATCATCGCGGCAGGCGGCTTCAAGGCCGGAACAGCGGAAGCCGTGATTCAGGCGGGCGACGCGGACCTCGTGGCGTTTGGCCGTGATTTCATCGCGAATCCGGATCTGCCCGAACGCCTGCGTCTTGAGTTGCCGCTCAATCCATATGATCGTCCCACGTTCTTTGGCGGCACGGAGGTCGGTTATACCGACTATCCGTTCCATAGCGGCGAAGCCGTGGCCGCATGA